A single genomic interval of Streptomyces sp. 1222.5 harbors:
- the nusG gene encoding transcription termination/antitermination protein NusG: MSDPNLNDDATEPGGPAAETVDDELDIVEGADEQDEFEAAEAESGEPAEEAALHVEDEDGEAAEDDEEALVAQAAEEEPAEPVEPAEPVDPIAALREELRTLPGEWYVIHTYAGYENRVKTNLEQRAVSLNVEDYIFQAEVPQEEVVQIKNGDRKTIKQNKLPGYVLVRMDLTNESWGVVRNTPGVTGFVGNAYDPYPLTLDEIVKMLAPEAEEKAAREAAEAEGKPAPQRKVEVQVLDFEVGDSVTVTDGPFATLQATINEINPDSKKVKGLVEIFGRETPVELSFDQIQKN, encoded by the coding sequence GTGTCTGACCCGAACCTGAACGACGACGCCACCGAGCCCGGCGGGCCGGCTGCCGAGACGGTCGACGACGAGCTCGACATCGTCGAGGGCGCGGACGAGCAGGACGAGTTCGAGGCTGCCGAGGCCGAATCGGGCGAGCCGGCCGAAGAGGCCGCCCTGCATGTCGAGGACGAGGACGGCGAAGCCGCCGAGGACGACGAGGAAGCCCTCGTCGCCCAGGCCGCCGAGGAGGAGCCGGCCGAGCCGGTCGAGCCCGCCGAGCCGGTCGACCCCATCGCGGCCCTGCGCGAGGAACTGCGCACCCTGCCCGGCGAGTGGTACGTCATCCACACCTACGCGGGCTACGAGAACCGCGTGAAGACCAACCTCGAGCAGCGTGCCGTCTCGCTGAACGTCGAGGACTACATCTTCCAGGCCGAGGTGCCGCAGGAAGAGGTCGTCCAGATCAAGAACGGCGACCGCAAGACGATCAAGCAGAACAAGCTGCCGGGTTACGTCCTGGTCCGCATGGACCTGACCAACGAGTCCTGGGGCGTCGTCCGCAACACCCCGGGTGTCACCGGCTTCGTCGGCAACGCCTACGACCCCTACCCGCTGACCCTGGACGAGATCGTCAAGATGCTCGCCCCGGAGGCCGAGGAGAAGGCCGCCCGCGAGGCCGCCGAGGCCGAGGGCAAGCCCGCTCCGCAGCGCAAGGTCGAGGTCCAGGTGCTGGACTTCGAGGTCGGCGACTCGGTCACCGTCACCGACGGCCCGTTCGCCACGCTGCAGGCGACCATCAACGAGATCAACCCCGACTCGAAGAAGGTCAAGGGCCTGGTGGAGATCTTCGGCCGCGAGACGCCGGTCGAGCTCTCCTTCGACCAGATCCAGAAGAACTAG
- a CDS encoding pyridoxal phosphate-dependent aminotransferase, translating into MSAATPPTERRVSARVGAISESATLAVDAKAKALKAAGRPVIGFGAGEPDFPTPDYIVEAAVEACKNPKYHRYTPAGGLPELKSAIAAKTLRDSGWEPDVSQILVTNGGKQAIYEAFAAILDPGDEVIVPAPYWTTYPESIRLAGGVPVEVVADETTGYRVSVEQLEAARTEKTKVVLFVSPSNPTGAVYSEAETEAIGRWALEHGLWVLTDEIYEHLVYGDAVSVSLPALLPELRDKCIVVNGVAKTYAMTGWRVGWVIGPKDVVKAATNLQSHATSNVSNVAQVAAVAAVSGDLTAVAEMREAFDRRRKTVVRMLNEIDGVLCPEPEGAFYAYPSVKGLLGKEIRGKRPQDTVELAALILEEAEVAVVPGEAFGTPGYLRLSYALGDEDLVEGVSRMQKLLAEARD; encoded by the coding sequence ATGAGCGCTGCAACCCCTCCCACCGAGCGCCGGGTCTCCGCCCGAGTCGGCGCGATCTCCGAGTCCGCCACCCTCGCCGTGGACGCCAAGGCCAAGGCCCTCAAGGCCGCCGGGCGTCCGGTGATCGGCTTCGGCGCCGGCGAGCCCGACTTCCCGACCCCGGACTACATCGTCGAGGCGGCCGTCGAGGCCTGCAAGAACCCCAAGTACCACCGCTACACCCCGGCCGGCGGTCTGCCCGAGCTGAAGTCCGCGATCGCCGCCAAGACGCTGCGCGACTCGGGCTGGGAGCCAGACGTCTCCCAGATCCTGGTCACCAACGGCGGCAAGCAGGCCATCTACGAGGCGTTCGCCGCGATCCTCGACCCGGGTGACGAGGTCATCGTCCCGGCGCCGTACTGGACGACGTACCCGGAGTCGATCCGTCTCGCCGGCGGTGTCCCGGTCGAGGTCGTCGCCGACGAGACGACCGGCTACCGCGTCTCCGTCGAGCAGCTGGAGGCGGCGCGCACGGAGAAGACGAAGGTCGTGCTCTTCGTCTCCCCGTCCAACCCGACCGGCGCGGTGTACTCCGAGGCCGAGACCGAGGCGATCGGCCGCTGGGCCCTCGAGCACGGCCTGTGGGTGCTGACCGACGAGATCTACGAGCACCTGGTCTACGGCGACGCGGTCTCCGTGTCCCTGCCGGCGCTGCTGCCCGAGCTGCGCGACAAGTGCATCGTGGTCAACGGTGTGGCGAAGACGTACGCCATGACCGGCTGGCGCGTCGGCTGGGTCATCGGCCCCAAGGACGTGGTCAAGGCCGCGACCAACCTCCAGTCGCACGCCACCTCGAACGTCTCCAACGTCGCCCAGGTGGCCGCCGTGGCCGCCGTCTCCGGCGACCTGACGGCCGTGGCCGAGATGCGCGAGGCCTTCGACCGGCGTCGCAAGACCGTCGTCCGCATGCTCAACGAGATCGACGGCGTGCTCTGCCCGGAGCCCGAGGGCGCGTTCTACGCCTACCCGTCGGTGAAGGGCCTGCTCGGCAAGGAGATCCGCGGCAAGCGCCCGCAGGACACGGTCGAGCTGGCCGCGCTGATCCTGGAGGAGGCCGAGGTCGCGGTCGTCCCGGGCGAGGCCTTCGGCACGCCGGGCTACCTGCGGCTGTCGTACGCGCTCGGTGACGAGGACCTCGTCGAGGGCGTGAGCCGGATGCAGAAGCTGCTGGCGGAGGCGCGGGACTAG
- a CDS encoding adenosine deaminase: MERVRDLSELPKAHLHLHFTGSMRPATVLELADKYGVRLPDALTEALTSGEPPKLRATDERGWFRFQRLYDAARSCLREPEDIRRLVREAAEEDVRDGSGWLEIQVDPTSYAPRLGGLIPALEIILDAVETTSRETGLGMRVLVAANRMKHPLDARTLARLAVRYADRGVVGFGLSNDERRGMARDFDRAFHIAREGGLLSAPHGGELTGPASVRDCLDDLNASRIGHGVRAAEDPRLLKRLADRGVTCEVCPASNVALGVYEKPEDVPLRTLFEAGVPMALGADDPLLFGSRLAAQYEIARHSHDFSDAELAELARQSVRGSAAPEDVRARLLAGVDDWLTRPTA; the protein is encoded by the coding sequence ATGGAGCGTGTACGTGATCTCTCTGAGCTGCCGAAAGCCCATCTGCACCTGCACTTCACCGGCTCGATGCGGCCGGCGACCGTCCTGGAACTGGCCGACAAGTACGGCGTACGCCTGCCCGACGCCCTGACGGAAGCACTGACCAGCGGGGAACCGCCGAAACTGCGGGCCACGGACGAGCGGGGCTGGTTCCGCTTCCAGCGGCTGTACGACGCGGCACGCTCCTGCCTGCGCGAGCCGGAGGACATCCGGCGGCTGGTGCGGGAGGCCGCCGAGGAGGACGTGCGGGACGGCTCGGGCTGGCTGGAGATCCAGGTGGACCCGACGTCGTACGCGCCGCGGCTGGGCGGCCTGATCCCGGCCCTGGAGATCATCCTGGACGCGGTGGAGACGACGTCCCGGGAGACCGGCCTCGGGATGCGCGTCCTGGTGGCCGCGAACCGTATGAAGCATCCGCTGGACGCGCGCACCCTGGCCCGGCTGGCGGTGCGCTACGCGGACCGCGGTGTGGTCGGCTTCGGGCTCTCCAACGACGAGCGGCGGGGCATGGCCCGGGACTTCGACCGGGCCTTCCACATCGCGCGCGAGGGCGGTCTGCTGTCGGCCCCGCACGGCGGCGAGCTGACCGGCCCGGCCTCGGTCCGGGACTGCCTGGACGACCTGAACGCCTCCCGGATCGGGCACGGCGTGCGCGCGGCGGAGGACCCGCGGCTGCTGAAGCGGCTGGCCGACCGGGGCGTGACCTGCGAGGTGTGCCCGGCCTCGAACGTGGCGCTCGGGGTGTACGAGAAGCCGGAGGACGTCCCGCTGCGCACCCTCTTCGAGGCGGGCGTGCCGATGGCCCTGGGCGCCGACGATCCGCTGCTGTTCGGCTCCCGGCTGGCCGCCCAGTACGAGATCGCCCGCCACTCCCACGATTTCTCGGACGCCGAGCTCGCGGAACTGGCACGGCAGTCGGTGCGGGGTTCGGCCGCCCCGGAGGACGTCAGGGCGCGGCTGCTGGCCGGCGTGGACGACTGGCTGACTCGCCCGACCGCCTGA
- the secE gene encoding preprotein translocase subunit SecE — MTDAVGSIDTPDAQDELPEAKKKARKGGKRAKKGPLKRLATFYRQVIAELRKVVWPTRNQLTSYTTVVIFFVAIMIALVTVIDYGLNHAAKYVFG, encoded by the coding sequence ATGACGGACGCCGTGGGCTCCATCGACACGCCTGATGCCCAGGACGAATTGCCCGAGGCCAAGAAGAAGGCCCGCAAGGGCGGCAAGCGCGCCAAGAAGGGCCCGCTGAAGCGTCTGGCCACCTTCTACCGCCAGGTCATCGCGGAACTCCGCAAGGTCGTCTGGCCGACGCGCAACCAGCTGACGTCGTACACCACCGTGGTGATCTTCTTCGTCGCCATCATGATCGCCCTGGTGACCGTGATTGACTATGGGCTCAACCACGCGGCCAAGTACGTCTTCGGCTGA